A single Streptococcus thermophilus DNA region contains:
- a CDS encoding nicotinate-nucleotide adenylyltransferase: protein MALDLVTPFTKVQLEEEIKDTGRKQVGILGGNFNPVHNAHLVVADQVRQQLGLDEVLLMPEFEPPHIDKKETIDEKHRLNMLMLATNGIAGLDIETIELERKGISYTYDTMKLLTEANPDTDYYFIIGADMVEYLPKWHRIDELIEMVQFVGVPRPKYKAGTSYPVIWVDVPLMDISSSAVRSYIKKDRIPNFMVPQSVLAYIKKAGLYK, encoded by the coding sequence ATGGCATTAGATCTTGTAACCCCGTTTACAAAGGTTCAACTAGAGGAAGAAATTAAAGATACCGGCCGTAAGCAGGTTGGAATATTAGGTGGAAATTTCAATCCTGTTCACAATGCCCACCTGGTTGTTGCAGACCAGGTGCGTCAGCAGTTAGGTCTCGATGAAGTTCTTCTTATGCCTGAATTTGAGCCCCCTCATATCGATAAAAAAGAGACTATTGATGAAAAGCATCGCCTTAATATGCTTATGTTGGCTACTAACGGCATCGCAGGTTTGGATATTGAAACCATCGAGTTGGAACGTAAGGGAATCAGCTATACCTATGACACCATGAAGCTCTTGACAGAGGCTAATCCGGATACGGATTATTACTTTATTATTGGAGCTGATATGGTCGAGTACCTACCAAAATGGCACCGTATTGATGAACTTATCGAGATGGTTCAATTTGTTGGTGTACCGCGTCCTAAGTATAAGGCTGGAACCTCATATCCTGTTATCTGGGTTGATGTGCCCCTTATGGATATTAGTTCAAGTGCAGTCAGATCCTACATTAAGAAGGATCGTATACCTAACTTCATGGTGCCGCAGTCTGTACTTGCCTACATCAAGAAAGCGGGGCTCTATA
- the yhbY gene encoding ribosome assembly RNA-binding protein YhbY has protein sequence MSLTSKQRAFLKSEAHTLKPIVQIGKNGLNDHIKTSVRNALDARELIKVTLLQNTMEDIHEVAEILEEEIGCDTVLKIGRILILYKESAKKENRKLSPNVKAIQK, from the coding sequence ATGTCACTAACATCAAAACAACGTGCCTTCCTCAAATCGGAAGCCCACACCCTTAAACCTATTGTACAAATTGGGAAAAACGGTCTTAACGATCATATCAAAACTAGCGTTCGTAACGCCCTTGATGCCCGTGAGTTAATTAAGGTAACCCTTCTTCAAAATACTATGGAAGATATCCATGAAGTTGCTGAAATTTTGGAAGAAGAAATCGGCTGTGATACAGTCCTCAAGATTGGACGTATCTTGATTCTTTACAAGGAATCTGCTAAAAAAGAAAATCGTAAGTTGTCACCAAATGTTAAAGCCATCCAAAAATAG